CATGACGGTGTCGCGCAAATCACTCTTACCGGAAAACTTCCCTGTGTTCACATCGATCATCGTCAGTGCCTCACCCTGGTCAATGACCATGTAGGCCCCTTTTTCGAGCCAGACCATCCTTTTAAGCAACCGCTCGATTTCTTGCTCGATTTTATAAAAAAAGAAGATATTTTCTTTGCCATTATAAAACTCTGACTCTATCCCCTCTGGATGATGCTGCTGGATTCTTTTTTTCATATCGAGGCAATCTGTGATCACTTCAACATTTTCAACAGAAAGAAGGGCTGACATCGCCTGCTCAAAAAAGTAGTCACGACTATGAACAACCCCTGGCTTCTTCATGGCTGACATGGACTTTGCCATTTGAGCGTATTGATCCCGCTGCTGCTCCAGCTCACTCATGATGACTTCCTCTGTCTGACTCAGGCTTTCAGTCCTGAAAATGAGGCCTTCTTCGGGCGTCTTAACCTGGCTGGCAAATTCTCTCCATTTATCCCTGGTTTCTGGTGATTCTGCCTTTTTAGATACAGCTATGTATTTTCCGTGAGGCATATAGACAAGGTTCTCACCCTGTAACTCAATGACTCCCGTCAGCCTTGCCCCCTTTGTTCCGGCCGCATCCTTTTCAACCTGGACTAGCAGCTTTTCACCTTGATGGACATAGGAAGAAATCGAGCGGCTATTTTTCTTCTCGTCATCTGAAAGTACATAGGAAGGGAGCTTCTCTTTTTGAAGAAAGCCGCTCATTTCTTCGCCAAAATTGACGAAGGCGGCGTTCATTCCAGGGATGACTTTTTCGACGATGCCCAGATAAATATTCCCGACTAGCGATTGCTGGCCAGGCTGTTCAATATATATTTTTTCGACTTCGCCATCCTTGACCATAGCGAAGCGCTTTTCTCTCGAATTGGCATTAATGATTAACTTGTTCATTGTTTCTCCTCACGCAAAAAAATGCAGCGCAAAAGGTATCTGCGCTGCATTCATTATCCTATTTTAAAAGGTGTAAAGCAAATCTCCAATTTTGGCTGATAATAGCTTCTCACTGAAAAAAGCATGGAGCAATTCATTCTCATCCATGACCATTTCCTTGCCGTCCTTCTGCTTTACGATGATGGGATGCTTGCAGCCGCGCTGGAATTTTCCCAGTACCTGCCCGACCATTTCATTCTCGGTTGCGTTGATCGGCTTCAGCTCTCTCAAATCCAGCTGCTTTCCATAATGCCTTTCCATCAAAAAGCGCATGAATGTAAACCGTCTCTGCTTCCATTCAAAGTACAGGGAGAAAGCCAGGAAACCGATGATGACCCAGACATTCAATGTCATTGGTGCCATGACGATGAGGATGGCTGAAAATATCGCAAGTGTTCCTGCTGAGACATACAGCGTCCGCACATGGGCTTCCTGAAAGGAAGTGGACATCGATAGCAGGATGAACAACAGCTTGCCCCCATCCAACGGCCAGATTGGGATCAGATTGAACAAGAGCACCATCATATTGTATTCGATGAATAACATATGCCATTTTTCCGGAACTAGCCCTGCGGCAAACAGCAAATAGGAGAGGGCCATCATCCAGACATGCTGCAGAGGACCTGCAAGAACGACGATCAGTTCCTCTTTTAACGGTCTGTTCCCGTGCTCATCCATTTCCGCTACACCGCCGAATGGCAGCAGGGCGATTTTCTTGATTCTCCACGAAAAAAAAGAAGCTGCAGCACCATGTCCCATTTCATGAACAAAAATAATCAGCAGCACCATCATCAGCTCTATGAAATGCGCGGTCGCAACAGCAAGGGCGATGATCACCCACAACAATGGATGGATGTGTATTTTTCGCAATAATTCAATGGCTTTATTCAAACTTGATCACCTGGACAGGATCAACGAAGTCATCCCCTTTTTTTATAGCGAAGTAAAACGAACCTTTAATGCCATCCGTACTGTCCATCGCACTTCCAACCTTCGTTCCCTTGGAGATATATTCATAGAGGCTTACGTCGATTTCATCAAGATTTCCGTACCATGTTTCACTCTTGTCTGCATGCTGCACAATGACCGTTTTGCCGAACCCTTCCTTCATCCCGACGAAGTGGACAAGACCTTCATCCATGGCTTCTACACCGGCACCTTTGCCGGTTTCAATCATGATTCTCTGGCCATTATCGCCAAAATCTTCAAGGATCTTCCCTGATGCAGGGAGTGCATACTCATTGTCTGGAGCCAGCTCCTGTTTGTTTTCTTCCTCAGTACTTTCTTTGGCTGGAAGCAGAGCCAAAGGCTTTCCGAATTGGTCTTCATACCAGTTCGAAACGGCAGCAAACTGGAATTCCTGTTCCATCGTATGCTTCACGTATTGCTGGATTGTTTCTGCTTTTTCAGATGGACTGCGGTAAATGATCGCAATGATCAAAACGAGGCACGCCGAAGCAAGCACCTTGAATAAAAATACTTCCTTCTTGAATAAAGGATGTCCGCCTTCCCCCGGCCCCATGTCATAAGATGGAATCCGGTCAAAACCATGCCGCTCCTCCTCCGTCGAAAAAAAGCGATTATGGTTCATCTTCTCCATTCTATCCCGCTCTCTTTTCCTCTTCATCATCCTTCTGCGTATATCATCAGCTCTCGAGTTCATCCAATCCCACCATTCCCCTTGTACTCTAAGTTAGTACAAGTCTATGACCTGTCCAACGAGAGTATGACAAATTCGATGAATGGAAAATGTGATGAGGATTGAAGAGAACAACGAGGGCGGCAATACAGAAAGACTTCAGTAGCCAGGGTTGATATAAAAAAAGCACCTGCCCTCGAACAAGTGAGAGGAGATGCCTTGTGATCAGCGGACGCCGAAGAATTTTTTGATCTTCGAAAATACGCCTTTGTTTTCATTATCCAATTGCTGCAATGGGACCGATTCACCAAGAATCCTCCTGGCGATGTTCCTGTACGCAATAGATGCTTTGCTATTTGGATTCAGTGCGATTGGTTCGCCGTGGTTTGAAGCTTTGATGACTTCATCATCATCGGCCACAATCCCAATTAAATCGATGGATAGATGTGTCGTGATTTCATCGACATCAAGCATGTCGCCATTTTTCATCATATGGCTGCGGATCCTGTTGATGACAAGCTTTGGTGATTCAACATTCTCTTCTTTTTCAAGCAGTCCGATAATCCTGTCAGCATCCCTGACTGCGGAAACCTCTGGTGTTGTGACGACAATTGCCTTATCAGCACCTGCAACCGCGTTTTTATAGCCCTGCTCGATTCCTGCCGGGCAATCGATGATGATGTAATCATAATCCTGCTTCAGTTCATTCACTAATTTCCTCATTTGTTCCGGCTGGACCGCAGTTTTATCACTAGTCTGTGCAGCAGGAAGCAAATATAGGTGGTCATCGAAGCGCTTATCTTTTACTAGTGCCTGATGGATTTTGCATCTTCCTTCGATTACATCGACAAGATCATAAATAATGCGATTTTCAAGCCCCATGACAACGTCCAGGTTACGCAAGCCGATATCTGTATCGACAAGGCAGACTCTTTTGCCTTGAAGGGCCAAAGCTGTACCAATATTAGCAGAAGTTGTCGTTTTGCCAACTCCGCCTTTTCCGGATGTAATCACTATCGCTTCTCCCATTTAGAGGCCTCCTTCGAATCTAGTTAAATTAGGTCTTTTCTTCATTAAAACTTGTAATCTATCAACTACAATCTGTTGACTGTCTGATATGTATGCACATTCCATCACACGTTTTTCTTCATCAGGAACATGGTCCGGGGCGCGGTTGATGCATTCACTGATCCGTAGTTGAGACGGCTTCATGACAGATGCCGCAATGACTGCTTCATCATTGCCTTCCGAACCTGCATGTGCAACCCCTTTTAAAGCGCCCATGATAAAGATATTCCCTGTCGCCTTGACCGTTCCTCCGGGATTGACATCTCCAATGAGCAGCAAGTCCCCAGTTATTTCAAGAACCTGTCCTGAACGGATCACTTTGGCAACAGGCACGATTTCTGTTTCCTGGCGAAGCTTGTCAGCCTCCTCCCTGGTGATCACATTGGTCACCAGATCCTCGACGATCAAGTTCCTCTTCTGCCGGATCAGGTCTTTCAGCTCTTCTTCTTGAGCTTTTGTAAGGTACCTATTACCTACCTTAACCTTTACCGAAAGCAGCTGCTGCTCTTCCTGGACACGGGAAGAATTCGAGAGTTTCCTGTCGAGCTCCTTCTTAAGTTCATCATAGGAGCAATTATCATCCAAATGGAGCGTAAGCCCATCTTTTGTTCCTTTTATCGTCACATTTTGTGATTTCTTCATACTGGATGTTCACCTCATACGAAAAGCGCAAGCGCATTGGTCAGCCCCGACCAGCGTTGGAGGGCCTGACAATGAAGTCGTTCTTTGACTTCATTGGCAAGACCGAAACGTCTCGAGGGGCTAGGCGCTGGAGCTAGACACTAATCTAAGTGTAAAAAGTCTAAACATTTCTAATACGAAAAGCGCAAGCGCCTTCAGCCTCAAAACGGTCACAGGGGCTGGGCACTGGAGCTGGACATTTATCTGCTGTATTGTAATAAAATCATTTTACCTGAAAGAAATTCGACATCCCGCCGCCAAATTCCTTTAATCGGAATGCATGTACAATATTTTTATAGCTCCGATATAAGTTTAGCAGCGAATTTAATCGAGCCTTAACCGGTCTGCAGCATTCTCGAACTGCTTTTTAAATGGATAGGCAGCCAATATGATGAAAGCAAGGTTCAGAATCAATGTAGGGACTAGTCTTATTCTAACATAGGTCGAAAAGTCCAGGTCAGTAATTTTTATCAACAGCATCAACTCGTAAACCCCTACCTCCAGGAGTGTGATGCCAAGAAGGGATAAAATTGACACGATCAAAATATTGGTCTGTAAGATCCTCATCATATTCGCGATCAAATAAGCAATGAACGGAAACATGAATAGATAGATCCCGATGATCTCGGTGTAGACGATATCAAAAAGAAGTCCAAAAATGATTCCGTAAAGGATTCCATGCTTTGGACTCAGGTAGGCCGTCAAAAACAAGATCCCGGCCATAAGGAAATGCGGTACAAGAATCCGGTCACTGTTAAATAACTCGGCAGGCAGCAACTCTACAAATAAACTTTCCAGAATGAATAAAAAAGCGAAAAGAGCAGGGAGCAGGAATCGGATCAATTGCCTTCCTCCTCGCCTTCGCTATCTTCCAAGCTTTCCTCTATATCAACTGAAATCATGGATTTTTTTACAACCATGACATGTTCCAGGTCATAAAGATTTGCTTCTGGTTTTATATATGCGGTTTGATTCAAGCCAAATTGATCAGGAACAACCTTGACAACCTTGCCGATAGGAAGGTCTTTCGGGAAAATCCCACCCATTCCGGTAGTAACGACATTTTGTCCTTTTTCAATTTCCGCGTCATATGGCAATCCTTTTAATAATAGAAGCTCATTTTTCTTGTCATATCCTTCGATCGTGCCGTAAAGTGGCTTATCGGCCTGCAGGATGGCAGAAATCCTGTTGGTCGGGTCGATCGAACTGATGAGCTGCACAGTTGCAGAAAATGGAGTCGTACTCTTGACTTTGCCAATCAATCCTTTTGAAGTGATGACGGCCATATTTTTTTCAACACCATTGGAGGCGCCTTTATTGATGATGATCAGCTCATTCCACCGTTCAGGGCTTCTGGCGATCCTGACAGCCTGGATTGGCTCATAGTCTGCTAGTGATTCTTTCTTATCTAAAATTTCCTGAAGCTCCTCGTTTTCTTTTTCAAGGGAGTATACTTTCGCTTCAAGGCGGGCCATATCATCAACGCGTTTCTTCAACTCTTTGTTTTCCTGATATGTATTTTGCAAGTCTTGAAGGTTTTCAATCAAACCAGCGATATAATTCGAAGGCCTTGAAACAACAGACTGTACCCAGCTTGTCGAGTCTTTGATAAACTGCTCGGGCCATGTCAATTCTTCTCTTTCCCTTAAAGAAAATCCAATCAATGCCACGAGGACTATAATGCTCACAAGCAGCATTATCAGGCGTTTATTAAAAAAGAACTGTGGCATGGATGTACACCTCTAATCTAAAAAAATGGATTACAGAAGAGGAGGGAAGTGGATGATCCCCGCTTCCCTTCCTTATTACCTTGATTCTTTTGCTTTAGTTTTGAATAAATCGATATGGTCTAATGCCTTTCCTGTACCGATTGCAACACAGTCCAGCGGGTCCTCGGCAATCAAGACAGGCATTTTTGTTTCTTCACTGATGACCTTGTCCAAATTACGCAGCAACGCCCCTCCGCCAGTAAGGACAATTCCTCGGTCCATGATGTCAGAAGCAAGTTCCGGCGGTGTTTTTTCCAGTGTCAGCTTGACTGCATCGACAATGGCGTATACGGTGTCACGCAATGCTTTAGCAATTTCTTCAGCCGTGATTTCAATTGTCTTAGGCAGTCCTGTCAGCAAGTCACGGCCGCGGATTTCCATATTTTCAATGCCATCCGCATCTCCTGCTGAACCTACTTCCATTTTAATCGCTTCAGCTGTTCTTTCACCAATCATAAGGTTGTAAGTTTTACGGATATAATTGATGATTGCGTCATCCATCTCATCACCAGCAATACGGACAGATTGAGATGTTACAATCCCGCCTAGTGAAATGATCGCGACTTCTGTCGTCCCGCCGCCAATGTCGACAACCATGCTGCCAGTCGGTTCCCATACAGGAAGGTTTGCTCCGATTGCTGCCGCAAATGGCTCCTCAATGGTAAACGCATCCCTTGCGCCTGCCTGGCGAGTCGCATCAATTACCGCACGCTCTTCAACCGCAGTGATTCCGGATGGAACACATATCATGACATATGGCTTCCCGGCAAACCAGCCTTTATTCTTCGTAGCCTGTTTGATGTAGTATTTCATCATTGTCGCTGTTGTCTCGTAATCAGCAATGACGCCATCCTTCATCGGCCTTAATGCTACGACATTTCCAGGTGTACGACCGATCATGTTCTTTGCGTCATTACCGACTGCAACGATATTTTTTGTATCAGTCTGAAGCGCCACAACCGAAGGCTCTCTTAAAACGATTCCTTTTCCTTTAACATAAACAAGTGTATTAGCAGTACCAAGGTCAATTCCAAGGTCTCTTGTACCAATCCCAAACATAGTTGTATCTCCCTTTCTTAACAAAAAATGCAATAAAAGAACAGGCAATCTATAACAAAATTAGTTGAATGTTCATAGTCAGATTTTCCGACAAAATTTTAACTTGTTCCGCAAAAATCATAAATTATATTATATCGTAACGTCAATCAAAATCCTAGTATCATACATACCCTTTTTCCTTCAAACTAACATATTTATTTTCCCCAATGATCAAATGATCTAACAATTCAATTCCGACTATTTTCCCGGACTCGGCAAGTCGCTTGGTGACTTCGATATCCTCCCTGCTCGGAGTCGGATCACCCGATGGATGATTGTGGACGCAAATCACTGATGCTGCCGATCTGCGGACAGCTTCCTTGAACACCTCTCTTGGGTGGACAATTGAAGCGTTAAGGCTGCCGATGAAAATCGTCTGCCTGTGAATCACCTGATTTTTCGTATTCAAGTACAGGCAGACAAAGTGCTCCTGTGTCAGGAAGCGCATATCATTCATCAAGTATTTCGCACCGTCTTCCGGTGAGCGAATCACATATCGTTCATCAAGGGTATGGTTGGCGATACGCCTGCCGATTTCAACAGCAGCTAGGACATGAATCGCTTTTGCTTGTCCGATTCCTTTAATTTGTGTCAACTCTTCCAGCGTTGCATCTTTAAGAAGCCGGAGACCTTCAAACTGGGAAAGCATTCGGTTTGCAAGCTGGAGCACTGATTCCTCCCGCGATCCAGTTCCTAACAGCAGGGCAAGCAATTCATGATTGGAGAGACTCTGTGGGCCATTTTGGACAAATCGCTCCCGCGGCCGCTCATTTTGCGGATAATCTCTGATCATTAATGAATGTGTAGACAATACATTTTCCTCCCAGTCATGGATAATGACGAGGGAAGTGTAGAAGAAGTTTCTGTGGTTTTCTTTTAATAAGGAAGGTTGTATCCGATTTTTCTTAACTCCCTGATCAATCTTGATACAGGCAGTCCAACAACTGTGTAATAATCCCCACTGATTTCTTTGACTAGCATGCTGCCGAATCCCTGGATCCCGTAGCCGCCCGCCTTATCGAATGGTTCACCGCTCTTTATATAGGTGTCGATTTCTTCATCTGACAATTCCCAGAACGTCACATCTGTTTTTTCATAGAAACGCGTTTCCTTCTCAGGGGAGATAATCGATACTCCTGTGTAGACTGAATGGGTATCCCCAGACAGCTTTTTGAGCATCTTCAAGGCTTCTTGTCCGCTTTCAGGCTTCCCAAGGATCATGCCGTCATGGACGACAACAGTATCTGATCCAATCACGAAACAATCAGGAAAATTTTGCGCCACCGTTCCCGACTTTCTGGAAGCAAGCTCCATTACCGCGTCGGCAGGGCTCAATGTCTCACTGAAACTTTCGTCTACATCACTGCTCGAGATTTCAAAATTCAAGCGGAGGTTTTCAAGAAGTTCTTTTCGCCGTGGAGAAGAAGAGGCTAAAATGAGGCGTTGCATAAGATCACCTTTCTTTACTTTTTGCATCAAAGGGAGATACAAGCTAATACTATCAAAGTTCACCAATTGTAACAATCTTTAGTCATCGGTTTCGCAAAAAAAATCAGAGCCTGGCACATGATGCCGAAGGCTCTGTTAATTTGTACAATTTCCCGGAAAATATTCTGGTATATTACTTTCCTATAGTCTGATATGCAGAAAGGAATGCCAGAAGGCTTTTTTCCACTTCTCCTAGCTGGTTGGCATCCTTCGTTTTTTGGTAGCTTGCAAAAGCACCACTTGCGCTCTCCATGCTAGCCTTAGCCTTAAGAACGGCTTTATCTGCTACACTCTTGTCTTCAATCTTGGATAGCATCGCCTGGTAATCTTCAACTATTTTTACATCCTCCGCTCCAGCTGCGGAACCGTTCAAAAGGATCGAATAGATTTCCGGAGCCTGCTTGAGGAATTCTGATTCAGCTGCTGTCAATCCAGCTGCCGTTCCGCCTGCAATTTCAAACGGTTTGGCGAACACTTCAACACCTTTAGCCTTCAGTGCTTCTGCCTGTTGTTTGGCAGCCTCAATGCTTCCGGAAGCCCCTAAATAAACAGCAAACTGGCCATTTACAGGAAATAATTCAGCTGTGACTCCTTGTCCGGCAAGGAGGTCCACCCTTTCCTTCGCTCCGGCTTCTGTCGTGAAAATGCCATTCTGAACGATGAAGGTAGGAATTGGTTTTAACTCTAATGACTCCTTCCCGCCTGCCGGTTTTTCTTCTGCTTGCCCCGCTTTTGGCTGGGTCACTGCTGGTGTTGCCGTATCTGACTCTGCCGGCAGGAACTTAAGGAATGTCACTCCAAATGCTGTTCCAATCAAAACGGCAAATAGGATATTCATGATGATTGTCGTATAAAGGCGATTATTACGTTTAATTTTAGGATTCCATACAGAAATGCCAATGCTTTTCTTTTTCTGTTTTTTTTTCTCTGTCGGTGCTATTTTATATTCTTTGACGATTTCCTCTTCGACGGGATCAGGCAAAATCCAATCAAAACTCTCTTCAGTTTGTTCCTGTGCAGCTGCACTTTCATTCAACGCTGCCTCATTTTCCAAAGGATAGACCTTGCTTCGGTCTTCGCGAAGATTGTTGATTTGATAGTTACTGCTCTTTGGTTGATCAATTTGTCGATTCTCAATAGGACCTTCTTGATTATATTTCTTTTTACTATTATCATTTAGTACCTTTTTGTCAGCCTGAATCGGACGGTCCTTGCCATTAATCTTGATAGTGATGGTCTTTCCTTGCTTGTCCAATGCTTGTACCTCCCCCTGCCCGTTCGTGTTTTGCTCCATCCTATCATAGTGGCAAAAAAAAATAACAAGACTTTTGTCGTCTTGTTATAGAATGCTTTCGTCAATTTTTTTACTAGATTTAGTTTTCGTCGGTACTCTGTGTTTCATCAGCTTCCGACTCCTCTGGTTCTACGAGGTTATCCTCTGAATAGTCACCGAAAGTTGGGAATGGGTTGCGTTTATTGGCTGGGGCTGGGGTTTCGATTCTTGGGTTGTCACCCTTTAAATCATCGAAACCTGATAGGTGAAATGCATTAATAGTCAATTCCATCGTAATCCTGCTCTCTTCATCAGATAGTGAACGGATTTCTCCGGGACCGCTGAATAAAATCGATTCGACCATGACAATTCGCTGTAATTCTTCCAGCGTTTCAATGAATTTTTCAAGTTCAAAGTAACTCGCCGATTCAACAGTGACCATTATAGATGTTTTAGAGACTCCATCTGGCATCTGGATAGGGTGAATATCAACCTCTGAGACAGTTTCAGTACCCTGAGCAGCAGTTTCGGACTCTGTAGTCTCCTGTCCGTTGCTAAAAGATTGTTCCCTATCGACAACCTGACCGTCTTTGCTGAATTCCATTGCAGTTATATAGCTGTTTGATACCACTTCTGCTTTTTCCAGATCAAGCACGAGCTGTTCTGTCATCGGATCAACTGGTAGAGTTTTTTGTAATTCCATTGTACTGTTAAAATCACTTGAACTCGCAGTCGACAAACGAGTTTCCAATGTCTTGCTCAACTGTTGCTCCGTTTTAAGCTGGCTTTCTTTCAGAGCAAAACTATCTTTCATAGGGGATATATAAAGGAAGTGTGCGCCAAAATACAGTAATACCGAGAACACTAGCAAAGAAATAAGGATGATTATTTGTTTCTTTTCTAATTGGAGGTTCATGTTCCATCTCCCCCTTTTGATGCAATCCCCTTAGTT
The window above is part of the Mesobacillus jeotgali genome. Proteins encoded here:
- a CDS encoding Rne/Rng family ribonuclease, with amino-acid sequence MNKLIINANSREKRFAMVKDGEVEKIYIEQPGQQSLVGNIYLGIVEKVIPGMNAAFVNFGEEMSGFLQKEKLPSYVLSDDEKKNSRSISSYVHQGEKLLVQVEKDAAGTKGARLTGVIELQGENLVYMPHGKYIAVSKKAESPETRDKWREFASQVKTPEEGLIFRTESLSQTEEVIMSELEQQRDQYAQMAKSMSAMKKPGVVHSRDYFFEQAMSALLSVENVEVITDCLDMKKRIQQHHPEGIESEFYNGKENIFFFYKIEQEIERLLKRMVWLEKGAYMVIDQGEALTMIDVNTGKFSGKSDLRDTVMKTNMNAAAEAARQIRLRDLAGIILIDFIDMKSQSERDKVLKHIQKELLLDGRRTRIIGFTELGILQLTRKKTKQSMAETLTEKCWTCGGTGQVLSSETVAYQLERALWEYKNSDYDEVLLAATDEVIKQFSGEADIHKLRLEKALGFKIKFSLSDAAKPFYEILKVGASTESG
- a CDS encoding M50 family metallopeptidase gives rise to the protein MNKAIELLRKIHIHPLLWVIIALAVATAHFIELMMVLLIIFVHEMGHGAAASFFSWRIKKIALLPFGGVAEMDEHGNRPLKEELIVVLAGPLQHVWMMALSYLLFAAGLVPEKWHMLFIEYNMMVLLFNLIPIWPLDGGKLLFILLSMSTSFQEAHVRTLYVSAGTLAIFSAILIVMAPMTLNVWVIIGFLAFSLYFEWKQRRFTFMRFLMERHYGKQLDLRELKPINATENEMVGQVLGKFQRGCKHPIIVKQKDGKEMVMDENELLHAFFSEKLLSAKIGDLLYTF
- a CDS encoding M23 family metallopeptidase; translation: MNSRADDIRRRMMKRKRERDRMEKMNHNRFFSTEEERHGFDRIPSYDMGPGEGGHPLFKKEVFLFKVLASACLVLIIAIIYRSPSEKAETIQQYVKHTMEQEFQFAAVSNWYEDQFGKPLALLPAKESTEEENKQELAPDNEYALPASGKILEDFGDNGQRIMIETGKGAGVEAMDEGLVHFVGMKEGFGKTVIVQHADKSETWYGNLDEIDVSLYEYISKGTKVGSAMDSTDGIKGSFYFAIKKGDDFVDPVQVIKFE
- the minD gene encoding septum site-determining protein MinD translates to MGEAIVITSGKGGVGKTTTSANIGTALALQGKRVCLVDTDIGLRNLDVVMGLENRIIYDLVDVIEGRCKIHQALVKDKRFDDHLYLLPAAQTSDKTAVQPEQMRKLVNELKQDYDYIIIDCPAGIEQGYKNAVAGADKAIVVTTPEVSAVRDADRIIGLLEKEENVESPKLVINRIRSHMMKNGDMLDVDEITTHLSIDLIGIVADDDEVIKASNHGEPIALNPNSKASIAYRNIARRILGESVPLQQLDNENKGVFSKIKKFFGVR
- the minC gene encoding septum site-determining protein MinC, whose product is MKKSQNVTIKGTKDGLTLHLDDNCSYDELKKELDRKLSNSSRVQEEQQLLSVKVKVGNRYLTKAQEEELKDLIRQKRNLIVEDLVTNVITREEADKLRQETEIVPVAKVIRSGQVLEITGDLLLIGDVNPGGTVKATGNIFIMGALKGVAHAGSEGNDEAVIAASVMKPSQLRISECINRAPDHVPDEEKRVMECAYISDSQQIVVDRLQVLMKKRPNLTRFEGGL
- the mreD gene encoding rod shape-determining protein MreD, which codes for MIRFLLPALFAFLFILESLFVELLPAELFNSDRILVPHFLMAGILFLTAYLSPKHGILYGIIFGLLFDIVYTEIIGIYLFMFPFIAYLIANMMRILQTNILIVSILSLLGITLLEVGVYELMLLIKITDLDFSTYVRIRLVPTLILNLAFIILAAYPFKKQFENAADRLRLD
- the mreC gene encoding rod shape-determining protein MreC, which produces MPQFFFNKRLIMLLVSIIVLVALIGFSLREREELTWPEQFIKDSTSWVQSVVSRPSNYIAGLIENLQDLQNTYQENKELKKRVDDMARLEAKVYSLEKENEELQEILDKKESLADYEPIQAVRIARSPERWNELIIINKGASNGVEKNMAVITSKGLIGKVKSTTPFSATVQLISSIDPTNRISAILQADKPLYGTIEGYDKKNELLLLKGLPYDAEIEKGQNVVTTGMGGIFPKDLPIGKVVKVVPDQFGLNQTAYIKPEANLYDLEHVMVVKKSMISVDIEESLEDSEGEEEGN
- a CDS encoding rod shape-determining protein, producing MFGIGTRDLGIDLGTANTLVYVKGKGIVLREPSVVALQTDTKNIVAVGNDAKNMIGRTPGNVVALRPMKDGVIADYETTATMMKYYIKQATKNKGWFAGKPYVMICVPSGITAVEERAVIDATRQAGARDAFTIEEPFAAAIGANLPVWEPTGSMVVDIGGGTTEVAIISLGGIVTSQSVRIAGDEMDDAIINYIRKTYNLMIGERTAEAIKMEVGSAGDADGIENMEIRGRDLLTGLPKTIEITAEEIAKALRDTVYAIVDAVKLTLEKTPPELASDIMDRGIVLTGGGALLRNLDKVISEETKMPVLIAEDPLDCVAIGTGKALDHIDLFKTKAKESR
- the radC gene encoding DNA repair protein RadC; this translates as MIRDYPQNERPRERFVQNGPQSLSNHELLALLLGTGSREESVLQLANRMLSQFEGLRLLKDATLEELTQIKGIGQAKAIHVLAAVEIGRRIANHTLDERYVIRSPEDGAKYLMNDMRFLTQEHFVCLYLNTKNQVIHRQTIFIGSLNASIVHPREVFKEAVRRSAASVICVHNHPSGDPTPSREDIEVTKRLAESGKIVGIELLDHLIIGENKYVSLKEKGYV
- a CDS encoding Maf family protein — encoded protein: MQRLILASSSPRRKELLENLRLNFEISSSDVDESFSETLSPADAVMELASRKSGTVAQNFPDCFVIGSDTVVVHDGMILGKPESGQEALKMLKKLSGDTHSVYTGVSIISPEKETRFYEKTDVTFWELSDEEIDTYIKSGEPFDKAGGYGIQGFGSMLVKEISGDYYTVVGLPVSRLIRELRKIGYNLPY
- a CDS encoding SPOR domain-containing protein, which gives rise to MDKQGKTITIKINGKDRPIQADKKVLNDNSKKKYNQEGPIENRQIDQPKSSNYQINNLREDRSKVYPLENEAALNESAAAQEQTEESFDWILPDPVEEEIVKEYKIAPTEKKKQKKKSIGISVWNPKIKRNNRLYTTIIMNILFAVLIGTAFGVTFLKFLPAESDTATPAVTQPKAGQAEEKPAGGKESLELKPIPTFIVQNGIFTTEAGAKERVDLLAGQGVTAELFPVNGQFAVYLGASGSIEAAKQQAEALKAKGVEVFAKPFEIAGGTAAGLTAAESEFLKQAPEIYSILLNGSAAGAEDVKIVEDYQAMLSKIEDKSVADKAVLKAKASMESASGAFASYQKTKDANQLGEVEKSLLAFLSAYQTIGK